In Labrus bergylta chromosome 1, fLabBer1.1, whole genome shotgun sequence, one genomic interval encodes:
- the crebbpa gene encoding CREB-binding protein isoform X4, whose amino-acid sequence MAEHLLDVGPPISKRPKLNSPALSASDGPDLGSLSWADLENDLPDELIPNGGDLGLMGGMPSNGGAAPGAGGPGGPVVPDAAAKHKQLSELLRAGSTSSITGMNSASPQQGGMGPQLGKSPLGQGSPNNHPSPNAQKAGTPTGVAGQNNNNNTATMGLNQTGYNQGHAALLTQGGQPQPGQVMNGGLGPETGRGRGAGVAGMQYQGQTMPGTAPGPGGAGSALAETLTQGGQQMGAHASLSAAQQAGNMNKMGLGSNGGPFGAQPYGQGATGPGQQQLQNKAALANSLPPFPNELKGAAVTSVPNMQLQQQPQQQAMLPLAAGGGVAVPSAGPTADPEKRKLIQQQLVLLLHAHKCQRREQANGEVRACALPHCRTMKNVLNHMTHCQAGKSCQVAHCASSRQIISHWKNCTRHDCPVCLPLKNASDKRTQQPMLSSPNTGLQNPMASVGVGQPSAPTINTSTPIDPSSMQRAYAALGLPYSSQAAGQTQAQQAAGPGQTAGAQNAQAQQQQLRPINALGNQMALGGAAMGVAASDQTNLHTDSLSNTLNTNNQLLSDGSVGSMGNLPTAAPISATGTRKAWHEHVTQDLRNHLVHKLVQAIFPTPDPAALKDRRMENLVAYARKVEGDMYESANSRDEYYHFLAEKIYKIQKELEEKRRSRLQKQIINQAPLAAQGTQQPGLPQTNAFSPRPQNGPVPLPNIPNQIMNRMQVSQGINQFNHMALPNAQISQAPMGVRAASPMNHPQQMNMSTVPAMGMSPSRMPQAQGMMAGHGGANMVGQTASQGQFLAQTQFPPGSAAVAATGTMNVTVGPGMGQPQAQAAVTQLSQQGASLDNRVPTPASAASADLPTQEVKTETHHDQQEFEAAGGKTEPKMETEDDTSSTTVKKEEPEEKPEPMEVEEKKPEIKTEPKEEEEGSANSTTSSSPSQSRRKIFKPEELRQALMPTLESLYRQDPESLPFRQPVDPILLGIPDYFDIVKNPIDLSTIKRKLDTGQYQEPWQYVDDVWMMFNNAWLYNRKTSRVYKFCSKLAEVFESEIDPVMQGLGYCCGRKYEFSPQTLCCYGKQLCTIPTGGTYYSYQNRYHFCEKCFNEIQGEKVTLGDDPAQPQTMISKDQFERKKNDVLDPEPFVECKDCGRKMHQICVLHYDVIWPSGFICDNCLKKSGKTRKDNKFSAKRLQSTRLGMYIEDRVNKYLKRQNHPEAGEVFVRVVASSDKTVEVKQGMKTRFVDTGEMPETFPYRTKALFAFEEIDGVDVCFFGMHVQEYGSECAFPNTRRVYISYLDSIHFFRPRLLRTAVYHEILIGYLEYVKKLGYSQGHIWACPPSEGDDYIFHCHPLDQKIPKPKRLQEWYKKMLDKAYAERILHDYKDIFKQATEDRITSANEMPYFEGDFWPNVLEESIKELEQEEEERKKEENTAASETPEGTPSDSKNAKKKNNKKTNKNKSSVSRANKKKPGMPNVANDLSQKLYATLEKHKEVFFVIHLHSAPMANTLPPIVDPDPLLSCDLMDGRDAFLTLARDKHWEFSSLRRCKWSSMCMLVELHNQGQDRFVYTCNECKHHVETRWHCTVCEDFDLCIGCYNTKGHEHQMVKWGLGLDDDNNSQSGEASKSPQESRRLSIQRCIQSLVHACQCRNANCSLPSCQKMKRVVQHTKSCKRKTNGGCPVCKQLIALCCYHAKHCQENKCPVPFCLNIKHKLRQQQLQHRLQQAQLMRRRMATMQGRTMPLPSPPASAAPNTPTSHPQPNTPQTPQQPLSNQPQTPNSAGVMSPSFPSAPRNGQPQAPVSQGKAGPQASPLHQQQSPLPQQPQPPQHLQQQPPPAAVKMARHIEMMAQAQQNQQNYRVNMNGLPMNPQQPQPRMTGPMQPPMQMVPGPRGPQVMQPGMAPGQWPVSAGPMQAAQNQQPGLVPGQTPQQPMPMQRAMMAPGPQPQTGVRMMIPQQPGARPQTPQRPGAIAPNALQDLLRTLKSPSSPQQQQQVLNILKSNPQLMAAFIKQRTAKYHANQPQQQQQAAQQQQPGMPMQAMAMPGGAVQRPGMPPQQPQQPPAQGMAALGAQGQLMNPAHNTNPQIQELYRRQLLRQQQQQQQQQQQQQQQQGVMPQGHPGQFPAQAQGTAATYSQLRMQQQQIAMQAGTGASGGPMGHLPPMAQMAQPGMGMDSTQNLLHQRLLQQQQQLPPQQQAVLKQQMGSPAQPGPMSPQTHLLAGQPQGGAHLPGQPTLANALNNQVRSPAPVQSPCPPSQPQQRPHSSPSPQVQNQPQPSPQHPHPPHSASPHPGLGGPLSASMEQGHLGTPEQSAMLPQLNTPNRGGLNSDLVMVGDATGDTLEKFVEGL is encoded by the exons ATCTGGGCTCGCTATCCTGGGCCGATTTGGAGAACGACCTTCCAGATGAGTTGATCCCTAACGGTGGAGATCTCGGCCTGATGGGAGGGATGCCTTCTAATGGTGGAGCAGCACCTGGAGCTGGCGGTCCAGGCGGCCCTGTAGTCCCCGATGCGGCCGCCAAGCACAAGCAGCTCTCAGAGCTTCTTCGAGCAGGTAGCACCTCCAGCATCACCGGGATGAACTCGGCGAGTCCCCAGCAAGGTGGGATGGGTCCTCAGCTGGGTAAGAGCCCCCTTGGCCAGGGCTCCCCCAACAACCACCCGTCCCCCAATGCCCAAAAAGCAGGAACCCCGACCGGAGTAGCAggacagaacaacaacaataacactgcAACAATGGGCCTGAACCAAACAGGCTATAACCAGGGCCATGCTGCGCTGCTGACTCAGGGGGGGCAGCCTCAACCTGGCCAGGTGATGAATGGGGGTCTTGGACCCGAGActggaagaggacgaggagcagGGGTGGCAGGCATGCAGTACCAGGGGCAGACAATGCCAGGAACTGCACCAGGACCTGGAGGAGCAGGGAGTGCGTTGGCAGAGACACTCACCCAGGGAGGGCAGCAGATGGGGGCTCACGCCTCCCTTAGTGCGGCCCAGCAGGCAGGCAACATGAACAAG ATGGGCCTGGGCAGTAACGGTGGTCCGTTTGGGGCCCAGCCCTACGGTCAGGGTGCCACAGGACCCggccagcagcagctccagaacAAGGCTGCCCTCGCCAACAGCCTGCCGCCATTCCCCAATGAGCTCAAAGGGGCCGCTGTGACCAGCGTGCCAAACATG cagctccagcagcagccacaGCAGCAGGCGATGCTCCCCCTGGCTGCAGGCGGAGGCGTGGCCGTGCCTTCTGCTGGTCCTACTGCAGACCCCGAGAAGCGCAAGCTGATCCAGCAGCAGCTGGTCCTGTTGCTTCATGCGCACAAGTGCCAGCGACGAGAGCAGGCCAACGGCGAGGTGAGGGCCTGTGCCCTGCCTCACTGCCGCACCATGAAGAACGTCCTCAACCACATGACCCACTGCCAGGCCGGCAAGTCCTGCCAGG TGGCTCACTGTGCATCGTCCAGACAGATCATCTCCCACTGGAAAAACTGCACGCGGCACGACTGTCCCGTCTGCCTGCCGCTCAAGAACGCCAGCGACAAGCGCACCCAGCAGC CCATGCTGAGCTCCCCCAACACAGGCCTCCAGAACCCCATGGCCTCAGTTGGTGTGGGCCAGCCCAGTGCTCCCACCATCAATACCTCAACCCCCATAGACCCCAGCTCCATGCAGAGAGCCTACGCAGCACTTGGGCTGCCCTACAGCAGCCAGGCCGCGGGGCAGACCCAAGCTCAGCAGGCTGCAGGCCCAGGACAGACCGCAGGCGCCCAGAATGCACAGGCCCAGCAACAGCAGCTCAGACCCATCAATGCACTTG GTAACCAGATGGCTCTCGGAGGAGCGGCGATGGGTGTGGCCGCTTCAGATCAGACGAACCTGCACACAGACTCGCTTTCCAACACACTCAACACTAACAA TCAGCTGCTGTCAGACGGTTCTGTGGGCTCGATGGGAAACCTCCCGACAGCAGCACCCATCTCTGCCACGGGCACCCGGAAAGCGTGGCATGAGCATGTCACTCAGGACCTGCGAAATCACCTCGTGCACAAACT AGTACAAGCCATATTCCCGACCCCTGACCCTGCAGCGTTGAAGGACAGAAGGATGGAGAACCTGGTGGCATACGCCAGGAAGGTGGAGGGGGACATGTACGAGTCGGCTAACAGCCGG gatgAGTACTATCACTTCCTGGCTGAGAAGATCTATAAAATCCaaaaggagctggaggagaagagacGCTCGAGgctacaaaaacaaatcatcaacCAGGCACCTCTGGCGGCCCAGGGGACCCAGCAGCCTGGGCTACCCCAGACCAACGCCTTCAGCCCGAGGCCTCAGA ACGGACCCGTTCCTCTGCCCAACATACCAAACCAGATCATGAATCGCATGCAGGTTTCACAAG GAATCAACCAGTTCAACCACATGGCTCTGCCAAACGCACAGATATCCCAGGCACCGATGGGAGTCCGAGCTGCCTCCCCCATGAACCACCCGCAGCAGATGAACATGAGCACAGTCCCAGCG ATGGGGATGTCTCCCTCCAGGATGCCCCAGGCTCAGGGCATGATGGCCGGACACGGTGGTGCTAACATGGTGGGCCAGACGGCCAGCCAGGGGCAGTTTCTGGCTCAGACGCAGTTTCCTCCAGGATCTGCTGCGGTCGCTGCGACAGGCACCATGAATGTCACCGTGGGGCCAGGAATGGGACAGCCGCAAGCACAGGCTGCCGTCACCCAG CTTTCTCAACAAGGAGCCAGTCTCGATAACCGGGTGCCCACGCCGGCCTCAGCCGCCAGTGCCGACCTGCCCACCCAGGAGGTCAAAACAGAGACGCACCACGACCAACAAGAGTTTGAGGCCGCTGGCGGCAAAACTGAGCCCAAGATGGAG ACTGAGGACGACACTTCCTCAACGACGGTGAAGAAGGAGGAGCCAGAGGAGAAGCCGGAGCCaatggaggtggaggagaaaaaGCCGGAAATAAAGACTGAacccaaagaagaagaagagggcagCGCCAACAGCACCAcctcctcctcgccctctcAGTCACGGAGGAAAA TCTTTAAGCCGGAGGAGTTACGCCAGGCTCTGATGCCGACTCTGGAGTCTCTGTACAGGCAGGACCCCGAGTCCTTACCCTTCAGACAGCCGGTAGACCCCATTCTTCTGGGTATCCCG GACTACTTCGACATCGTTAAGAATCCAATAGACCTGTCCACAATAAAGCGTAAGCTGGACACAGGTCAGTACCAGGAACCGTGGCAGTACGTGGACGACGTCTGGATGATGTTCAACAACGCCTGGCTCTACAACCGCAAGACGTCGCGTGTCTACAAGTTCTGCTCCAAACTGGCCGAGGTGTTCGAGTCCGAGATCGACCCCGTCATGCAGGGTCTGGGGTACTGCTGTGGCAGGAAG TACGAGTTCTCCCCACAAACCCTCTGTTGCTATGGCAAGCAGCTCTGCACCATACCCACTGGAGGGACCTACTACAGCTACCAGAACag gtatcATTTCTGCGAGAAGTGTTTTAACGAGATCCAGGGCGAGAAGGTGACGTTAGGAGACGATCCCGCACAGCCGCAGAC GATGATCTCTAAAGACCAGTTTGAGCGGAAGAAGAACGACGTCCTTGACCCTGAACC GTTTGTTGAATGTAAAGATTGTGGACGGAAGATGCACCAGATATGTGTCCTACACTACGATGTCATTTGGCCGTCTGG attCATCTGTGACAACTGTCTAAAGAAGAGCGGGAAAACACGCAAGGACAACAAGTTCTCTGCAAAAC GACTGCAGTCCACCCGATTGGGAATGTACATAGAGGACCGTGTGAATAAGTACTTGAAGAGACAGAACCACCCGGAGGCCGGAGAGGTGTTTGTGCGAGTGGTGGCGAGTTCGGACAAAACGGTGGAAGTCAAACAAGGAATGAAAACGAG GTTTGTGGACACAGGTGAAATGCCCGAAACCTTTCCATACAGAACCAAAGCACTTTTCGCCTTTGAGGAGATTGACGGCGTGGATGTGTGCTTCTTCGGCATGCACGTGCAGGAGTACGGCTCTGAGTGTGCATTCCCCAACACCAG ACGGGTCTACATATCGTACCTGGACAGTATTCACTTCTTCAGACCGCGGCTTCTGAGAACAGCCGTGTACCACGAGATCCTGATCGGCTATCTGGAATACGTCAAGAAGCTCGG GTATTCCCAAGGTCACATCTGGGCGTGCCCTCCCAGTGAAGGAGATGACTACATCTTCCACTGCCACCCCCTTGACCAGAAGATCCCCAAGCCCAAGAGGCTGCAGGAGTGGTACAAGAAGATGCTGGACAAGGCCTACGCAGAGAGGATCCTGCACGACTACAAG gacattttcaaacaggCGACAGAAGACCGTATCACCAGCGCTAACGAGATGCCGTACTTTGAAGGAGACTTCTGGCCCAACGTTCTAGAGGAGAgcatcaaagagctggagcaggaggaggaggagaggaagaaggaggagaacaCGGCGGCCTCTGAAACTCCTGAG GGCACGCCAAGTGACAGCAAGAACgccaagaagaagaacaacaagaagaccaacaaaaacaagagcagCGTGAGCCGAGCCAATAAGAAGAAGCCTGGGATGCCGAATGTAGCCAACGATCTGTCCCAGAAACTCTACGCCACGTTGGAGAAGCACAAAGAG gtgttCTTTGTGATCCACCTTCACTCTGCTCCCATGGCCAACACCCTGCCGCCCATTGTTGACCCGGACCCCTTGCTCTCCTGTGACCTGATGGACGGCCGTGACGCCTTCCTGACGCTGGCCAGGGACAAGCACTGGGAGTTCAGCTCCCTCAGGAGGTGCAAGTGGAGCTCCATGTGCATGCTGGTGGAGCTGCACAACCAGGGACAGGACCGCTTCGTCTACACCTGTAACGAGTGCAAGCACCATGTGGAGACACGCTGGCACTGCACGGTGTGCGAG GACTTTGACCTGTGCATTGGTTGTTACAACACCAAGGGGCACGAGCACCAGATGGTCAAGTGGGGCCTTGGCCTGGACGACGACAACAACAGTCAGAGTGGAGAGGCCTCCAAGAGCCCGCAGGAGAGCAGGCGCTTGAGTATTCAGCGCTGCATCCAGTCGCTGGTGCACGCTTGTCAGTGCCGCAACGCAAACTGCTCTCTGCCGTCCTGCCAGAAGATGAAGCGAGTGGTGCAGCACACCAAGAGCTGCAAGCGCAAAACCAACGGCGGCTGCCCTGTGTGCAAGCAGCTCATCGCTCTGTGCTGTTACCACGCAAAGCACTGTCAGGAGAACAAGTGTCCCGTCCCGTTCTGCCTGAACATAAAGCACAAGCTCCgccagcagcagcttcagcacCGCCTCCAGCAGGCCCAGCTGATGAGGAGAAGAATGGCCACCATGCAAGGCAGAACTATGCCGCTCCCGTCCCCGCCAGCCTCAGCTGCCCCCAACACTCCCACATCCCACCCTCAGCCCAACACTCCCCAGACTCCCCAGCAGCCCCTCTCCAACCAGCCACAGACCCCCAACTCAGCCGGTGTAATGTCCCCGTCTTTCCCCAGCGCCCCCCGCAACGGCCAACCCCAAGCTCCGGTGTCTCAGGGCAAGGCTGGGCCCCAGGCCTCCCCTCTGCACCAGCAGcagtcccccctcccccagcaGCCCCAGCCCCCCCAGCATCTTCAGCAGCAGCCCCCCCCTGCTGCGGTCAAGATGGCGCGGCACATCGAGATGATGGCACAGGCCCAGCAAAACCAGCAGAACTACCGGGTCAACATGAACGGCTTGCCCATGAACCCGCAGCAGCCACAGCCGCGCATGACTGGACCGATGCAGCCACCCATGCAGATGGTGCCGGGTCCCAGAGGACCACAGGTCATGCAACCAGGCATGGCTCCAGGGCAGTGGCCTGTCTCTGCAGGGCCCATGCAGGCAGcccagaaccaacaacctggccTTGTCCCAGGTCAGACCCCCCAACAGCCCATGCCCATGCAGCGAGCCATGATGGCTCCCGGACCGCAGCCTCAGACAGGTGTAAGGATGATGATTCCACAGCAGCCAGGTGCTCGGCctcagacgcctcagagaccgGGCGCCATTGCCCCAAATGCCCTGCAGGATCTGCTCCGCACCCTCAAGTCCCCCAGCtcaccacagcagcagcagcaagtcCTCAACATCCTCAAGTCCAACCCTCAGCTAATGGCTGCTTTCATCAAACAGCGAACAGCAAAGTACCACGCCAAccagccccagcagcagcagcaagctgCTCAGCAACAGCAGCCCGGTATGCCGATGCAGGCCATGGCCATGCCAGGAGGGGCGGTGCAGAGGCCGGGCATGCCCCCTCAGCAACCCCAACAGCCTCCTGCACAGGGCATGGCTGCATTAGGGGCCCAAGGGCAGCTGATGAACCCAGCACACAACACCAACCCTCAGATCCAGGAGCTGTACCGCCGGCAGCTGTtacggcagcagcagcagcagcagcagcagcagcagcagcagcagcagcagcagggagtGATGCCTCAGGGCCATCCGGGCCAATTCCCCGCCCAGGCTCAGGGCACAGCAGCTACATACTCCCAGCTCcgcatgcagcagcagcagattgcCATGCAGGCGGGCACAGGAGCATCTGGGGGTCCAATGGGGCATCTACCACCCATGGCTCAGATGGCGCAGCCTGGGATGGGGATGGACTCCACCCAGAACTTGCTGCATCAGCGgctgctccagcagcagcagcagcttccccCACAGCAGCAGGCCGTCCTCAAGCAGCAGATGGGCTCTCCTGCCCAGCCCGGCCCCATGAGTCCCCAGACCCACCTGCTGGCTGGCCAGCCCCAGGGTGGAGCCCACCTTCCAGGCCAACCCACGCTAGCCAACGCCCTCAACAACCAAGTCCGCTCCCCTGCACCGGTCCAGTCCCCCTGTCCGCCCTCCCAGCCTCAGCAGCGGCCACATTCCAGCCCCTCACCGCAGGTCCAGAACCAGCCGCAGCCCTCACCACAACACCCTCATCCGCCACACTCGGCTTCTCCGCATCCAGGACTTGGGGGTCCACTCTCGGCGTCTATGGAGCAGGGACACTTGGGGACACCAGAACAGAGCGCCATGCTACCGCAGCTTAACACGCCCAACAGAGGGGGACTGAACAGTGATTTGGTGATGGTGGGAGATGCTACAGGGGACACTTTGGAGAAGTTTGTGGAGGGATTGTAG